A single genomic interval of Ruminococcus sp. NK3A76 harbors:
- a CDS encoding TIGR04100 family radical SAM protein, translating to MKRSMTLTYEVGSGLYVNVTNKCPCNCTFCIRNNGDGAYGSDPLWLEHQPSADELIESIKTRDLAKYSEVVFCGYGEPTCELETMLRVADYIKSISSIKTRLNTNGLGNIINKRRIEPELKGRLDSVSVSLNAPTKEEYDEVTRPSFKDVDCFAAMFEFAQEVKKYVPEVMFTVVDVIGEDKIELSRQLADKAGIRLRVREYISG from the coding sequence ATGAAAAGATCAATGACACTTACCTACGAGGTGGGCAGCGGACTTTATGTCAACGTGACAAACAAATGCCCCTGCAACTGCACCTTCTGCATAAGAAACAACGGCGACGGGGCTTACGGCTCTGACCCTCTGTGGCTTGAGCATCAGCCGAGCGCCGATGAGCTTATTGAGAGCATAAAGACAAGAGACCTTGCAAAATACAGCGAGGTGGTCTTCTGCGGCTACGGCGAGCCGACCTGTGAGCTTGAAACTATGCTCAGAGTTGCTGACTATATAAAGAGCATCAGCAGCATCAAAACAAGGCTCAACACCAACGGCCTTGGCAACATCATAAACAAAAGGCGCATAGAGCCCGAGCTCAAGGGCAGGCTTGACAGCGTTTCTGTTAGTCTAAATGCCCCCACCAAGGAGGAGTATGACGAGGTGACACGCCCCTCTTTCAAGGACGTTGACTGCTTTGCTGCGATGTTTGAGTTTGCGCAGGAGGTAAAGAAGTACGTTCCCGAGGTGATGTTCACGGTAGTTGATGTTATCGGTGAGGACAAGATAGAGCTCTCACGCCAGCTTGCAGACAAGGCAGGCATAAGGCTCAGGGTGAGGGAGTATATAAGCGGATAA
- a CDS encoding polysaccharide deacetylase family protein: MIKAVLTIDDIASGNTPAIADYLNEKGIRCVTFTEPMFIGR; this comes from the coding sequence ATGATAAAAGCAGTTCTGACGATAGATGACATAGCATCAGGCAACACCCCTGCGATAGCAGACTATCTCAACGAAAAGGGGATAAGGTGCGTGACGTTTACAGAGCCCATGTTTATCGGCAGATAA
- a CDS encoding TIGR01212 family radical SAM protein (This family includes YhcC from E. coli K-12, an uncharacterized radical SAM protein.) has product MMRPAFRYSDDNKRYHTYNYYLKHRFGRRVYKVPLNIGIGCPNRDGSKGVGGCAFCSDRLSGEFAGDPSQSILSQYREVREVMEKKWQGGLCIPYFQAGSNTYTDIATLDRMLSTALALPDAAGISIATRADCLDAEKCALLGEYAKKTYLVCELGLQTVHDSTAKAMNRCHTYDDFLNGYELLRKNGVNVCVHIINGLPGETHEMMLKTASEIAGLDIHMVKIHLLHILKNTRLARMYSEGGFAAMEKDDYINTVCDQIELFPEEFVIGRITGDGAKDELIAPKWSTDKRSVLNGIDMELARRDSRQGAAYKAR; this is encoded by the coding sequence ATGATGCGCCCGGCGTTTCGGTATTCTGACGACAATAAAAGATACCACACCTACAACTACTACCTGAAGCACCGCTTCGGCAGGAGGGTGTATAAGGTGCCGCTAAATATCGGCATCGGCTGCCCCAACCGTGACGGCAGCAAGGGCGTGGGCGGCTGCGCATTCTGCTCGGACAGGCTGAGCGGCGAGTTTGCAGGCGACCCGTCGCAGAGCATACTCTCGCAGTACAGGGAAGTCAGAGAGGTCATGGAGAAAAAGTGGCAAGGGGGCTTGTGCATACCCTACTTTCAGGCAGGGTCTAACACCTACACCGACATTGCCACGCTTGACCGTATGCTAAGTACAGCGCTTGCTCTGCCCGATGCGGCAGGCATAAGCATTGCGACAAGGGCTGACTGTCTTGATGCTGAAAAATGCGCCCTGCTCGGCGAGTATGCTAAAAAGACATACCTTGTCTGCGAGCTTGGCTTGCAGACGGTGCATGACAGCACGGCAAAAGCCATGAACCGCTGCCATACATACGATGATTTCCTTAATGGCTATGAGCTGCTGCGAAAAAACGGCGTGAATGTATGCGTGCATATAATAAACGGCCTGCCGGGTGAGACACATGAGATGATGCTCAAAACGGCAAGCGAGATAGCAGGGCTCGATATACACATGGTGAAGATACACCTTCTGCATATACTCAAAAATACAAGGCTTGCCAGGATGTATTCAGAGGGCGGCTTTGCGGCTATGGAGAAGGACGACTACATAAACACCGTCTGCGACCAGATAGAGCTCTTCCCGGAGGAGTTCGTGATAGGGCGGATAACCGGCGACGGCGCAAAGGATGAGCTCATAGCGCCGAAATGGAGCACCGACAAGAGGTCAGTCCTTAACGGGATAGACATGGAGCTTGCAAGACGAGACAGCCGGCAGGGGGCAGCTTACAAAGCAAGGTGA
- a CDS encoding NAD(P)-dependent oxidoreductase, producing MASVLITGASGMIGMYLTSALLKKKHKVFGVDIKSNEFIGADPNYTFVQCDANDKDRIVDTIKSNSIDTIVHLAYTVDNDLDQYITDLELKNSKTTDKFIYAAARDARVKNFILASTTQVYGLQKGREPIRETTSEKGNSNYSDLKLTSEKLMQKEFKKGDVISVIMRIAPVYTSEYTQNLLDRVYDAKEDVAFIFNEGDYGFKFCCVFNVVDFICAIIAGPQGRYEGIYNICDTKITTAKDIIDHEREHHRIGAVVQRSPNMGLSISKSKAKTDYRYFDPSNTFMNWNYDNTKAQRISPFRWNLGNTK from the coding sequence TTGGCATCAGTCTTAATAACAGGCGCAAGCGGGATGATAGGTATGTATCTTACGTCTGCATTACTTAAAAAGAAACATAAAGTATTCGGCGTGGATATCAAGTCAAATGAGTTTATCGGGGCTGACCCGAACTATACCTTCGTTCAGTGTGACGCAAACGACAAGGATCGTATAGTAGACACAATAAAATCAAACAGCATCGACACAATAGTTCACCTTGCCTATACCGTTGATAATGATCTCGACCAGTATATTACTGATCTTGAGCTCAAAAACTCCAAGACGACGGATAAGTTCATCTATGCCGCTGCAAGAGATGCAAGAGTAAAGAATTTCATACTTGCGAGCACTACGCAGGTGTACGGTCTGCAAAAGGGCAGAGAGCCTATAAGAGAGACTACATCTGAAAAGGGCAACAGCAACTACAGCGACCTTAAGCTCACAAGCGAGAAGCTCATGCAGAAGGAATTCAAGAAGGGCGATGTTATATCGGTTATAATGAGAATAGCGCCCGTGTATACATCAGAGTATACCCAGAACCTGCTCGACAGAGTCTATGACGCCAAGGAAGACGTTGCTTTCATCTTCAATGAGGGCGACTACGGCTTCAAGTTCTGCTGCGTGTTCAACGTTGTGGATTTTATCTGTGCTATCATCGCAGGCCCCCAGGGCAGATACGAGGGCATATACAATATCTGCGACACTAAGATCACCACTGCCAAAGATATAATCGACCACGAGCGTGAGCACCACAGGATAGGTGCGGTCGTTCAGAGGAGCCCGAATATGGGTCTTTCCATTTCAAAGAGCAAGGCCAAGACGGATTACAGATACTTCGACCCGTCAAACACCTTCATGAACTGGAACTACGACAACACCAAGGCTCAGAGAATTTCTCCCTTCAGGTGGAATTTAGGCAATACAAAGTAA